In Papaver somniferum cultivar HN1 chromosome 1, ASM357369v1, whole genome shotgun sequence, a genomic segment contains:
- the LOC113336334 gene encoding MDIS1-interacting receptor like kinase 2-like, whose translation MLYGEISKNWGECQNLQWLYLSGNKITGRIPAELGKLKKLNLLYLDSNHLSGEIPSSLFQLSSLINVNLSHNQLSGKLPLTVGELFNLQFLDLSNNKLVGTIPERLGECTSLLYLNLRTNNLSGSIPFQIGNLDSLSVALDLSGNEITGEIPPELGKLTKLESFNLSHNKLSGSIPLSFDSMLSLTAVDVSSNELSGYVPNIAAFEAAPIDALKNNKALCGEKFKTLNPCNSVVNKRRKASDNRFTVIIVLCFFLTLFLLLALLAIVFYFRKKVVRNADTVTDKEGKSERRNLFSVCSFNGRIVFEDIIEATKYFDAKYCLGTGGSGSVYKAELSTGQVVAVKKLHSSDADSEVADVKSFESEIRALTKIRHRNIVKLYGYFFTQKNNFHF comes from the coding sequence ATGCTGTATGGCGAAATCTCGAAAAACTGGGGGGAGTGTCAAAATTTACAGTGGTTGTACCTATCTGGTAATAAGATTACGGGCAGAATACCTGCGGAACTTGGCAAGCTGAAGAAGTTGAATCTACTTTATCTGGACTCAAATCATTTATCAGGCGAAATTCCAAGCAGTTTGTTTCAACTGTCTTCGTTGATCAACGTAAACTTGAGTCACAACCAGCTTTCGGGGAAACTGCCGCTGACAGTTGGAGAGTTATTCAACTTACAATTTCTCGACCTGTCAAACAATAAGCTAGTCGGAACGATACCGGAACGACTTGGAGAATGTACGAGCTTGCTCTACTTGaatttaagaactaacaattTGAGTGGAAGCATTCCTTTTCAAATTGGAAACTTAGATTCATTATCAGTTGCATTGGATCTTAGCGGAAATGAGATTACCGGAGAGATACCACCAGAACTCGGAAAGCTAACCAAGTTGGAATCGTTCAATCTATCTCACAACAAGCTTTCCGGTTCCATTCCGTTATCATTCGACAGTATGCTTAGCTTGACGGCCGTTGATGTTTCGTCCAATGAGTTAAGTGGCTATGTCCCGAACATTGCTGCTTTTGAGGCAGCTCCTATTGATGCACTGAAGAACAACAAAGCTCTATGCGGCGAGAAATTTAAAACCTTAAATCCATGCAATTCTGTGGTGAACAAGAGAAGGAAAGCGTCTGACAACCGTTTCACCGTAATCATCGTACTTTGCTTTTTTCTCACATTATTTCTTTTACTAGCCTTGCTTGCGATTGTTTTTTACTTCCGGAAGAAGGTTGTGAGAAATGCAGATACTGTTACTGACAAAGAAGGGAAAAGTGAAAGGAGAAACTTATTCTCGGTATGCAGTTTCAATGGAAGAATAGTATTTGAAGATATCATTGAAGCAACAAAGTATTTTGACGCTAAATATTGCCTCGGGACGGGCGGTTCCGGGAGTGTTTATAAAGCAGAGTTGTCAACAGGTCAGGTTGTTGCTGTGAAGAAACTTCATTCATCTGACGCTGATTCTGAAGTAGCTGATGTCAAGTCTTTCGAAAGTGAGATTCGTGCATTAACAAAAATTCGACACCGGAATATAGTGAAGCTTTACGGGTATTTTTTTACACAGAAAAACAACTTTCATTTCTAG
- the LOC113359769 gene encoding MDIS1-interacting receptor like kinase 2-like: protein MANALSYMHHDCTPPVVHRDISSNNILLDCDYEACVSDFGIARILKPDSSNWTSLAGTYGYVAPELAYTMKVTEKCDVYSFGVVTLEVLFGAHPTEFISSSITLSSASSLSSPPEVFIDRNMLLKDVLDPRPEAPEDIIANEIMHIVKFAFLCVHKDPQTRPSMQEVSTELSSARSRPNFPSPFQTITLGQLVL, encoded by the exons ATGGCCAATGCATTATCATACATGCACCATGACTGCACACCCCCGGTAGTTCACAGAGATATATCAAGCAACAACATCTTGTTGGATTGTGATTATGAAGCTTGTGTCTCCGACTTTGGTATCGCGAGGATTTTGAAACCTGATTCATCGAATTGGACTTCACTTGCAGGAACTTATGGTTACGTTGCGCCAG AGCTAGCCTATACAATGAAGGTGACAGAGAAGTGCGACGTATATAGTTTTGGAGTGGTAACATTGGAAGTACTATTTGGAGCGCATCCAACCGAATTCATCTCATCATCAATCACTCTTTCATCTGCATCATCATTATCTTCGCCTCCGGAAGTTTTCATTGACCGGAATATGCTATTAAAAGATGTACTTGATCCACGTCCTGAAGCACCAGAGGATATTATCGCGAACGAAATCATGCACATTGTGAAGTTTGCGTTTTTGTGTGTGCATAAGGATCCACAAACTCGGCCATCTATGCAAGAAGTATCCACAGAGCTATCATCAGCTCGTAGTAGACCGAACTTCCCATCGCCTTTCCAGACGATCACATTAGGCCAACTAGTATTGTAA